The following DNA comes from Streptomyces sp. NBC_00690.
GCATTGTCCGTGGTCTGGGCGAGGTGCTCGAAGCTCACCGCGAGGGCGAGGAACTCACCCAGGCTGTCCCAGCGGAGGTAGTTCTCCTTGACGAGCTGCTGGACGTGCTTGGGCGCCGAGCCACCGGCACCGGTCTCGAACAGGCCGCCGCCGTTCATCAGGGGAACGACGGAGAGCATCTTGGCGCTGGTGCCGAGCTCCAGGATCGGGAACAGGTCGGTCAGGTAGTCGCGCAGCACATTGCCGGTGACCGAGATCGTGTCCTCGCCGCGGCGGATGCGCTCCAGCGAGAACGCGATCGCCTCGACCGGCGGCAGGATGCGGATGTCGAGGCCCTCGGTGTCGTGCTCGGGGAGGTACGCCTCGACCTTGGCGATCAGGCTGGCGTCGTGGGCGCGGCTCTCGTCCAGCCAGAACACGGCCGGGGTGCCGCTGGCGCGGGAGCGGGTGACGGCGAGCTTGACCCAGTCCTTGATCGGAAGGTCCTTGGTCTGACACATGCGCCAGATGTCGCCGGCGCTGACCACGTGCTCCAGGACCACGGCACCGGAGCCGTCGACCACCCGGATCGTGCCCGTGGTGGGGATCTCGAAGGTCTTGTCGTGGCTGCCGTACTCCTCGGCCTTCTGGGCCATCAGACCGACGTTGGGCACCGAGCCCATCGTGGCGGGGTCGTACGCGCCGTTGGCCCGGCAGTCGTCGAGGACGACCTGGTAGATGCCGGCGTAGCTGCTGTCGGGGATGACCGCGAGGGTGTCGGCCTCCTGGCCGTCAGGCCCCCACATGTGGCCGGAGGTGCGGATCATCGCCGGCATGGAGGCGTCGACGATGACATCGCTCGGCACGTGCAGATTGGTGATGCCGCGGTCGGAGTCGACCATCGCCAGCGCGGGTCCTTCGGCGAGCTCGGCCTCGAAGGACGCCTTGATCGCGGCGCCGTCGGCGAGCGAGTCCAGTCCCTTGAGGATGCCGCCCAGACCGTCGTTGGGGCTCAGGCCCGCAGCGGCGAACGTCTCGCCGTGCTCGGCGAACGTCTTCGGGAAGAACGCGCGCACCACATGGCCGAAGATGATCGGGTCCGAGACCTTCATCATCGTCGCCTTGAGGTGGACCGAGAAGAGCACGCCCTCGGCCTTGGCACGGGCCACCTGTGCGGTGAGGAACTCGCGCAGAACCGCGACGCGCAGGACGGAGGCGTCCACGACCTCGCCGGCGAGGACGGGTACCGAGTCGCGCAGCACCGTGGTGGTGCCGTCATCCCCGGTCAGCTCGATCCGCAGCGTGCCCGCCTCGGCGATGACGGCGGACTTCTCGGTGGAGCGGAAGTCGTCGGCGCTCATGTGCGCGACGTTGGTCTTGGAGTCGGCCGACCAGGCGCCCATGCGGTGCGGGTGGGCCTTGGCGTAGTTCTTGACCGAGGCGGGGGCACGGCGGTCGGAGTTGCCCTCGCGGAGCACCGGGTTGACGGCGCTGCCCTTGACCTTGTCGTACCGGGCGCGGACGTCGCGGTCCTCGTCGGTCTTGGGGTCGTCGGGGTAGTTCGGCAGGTCGTAGCCCTGCTCCTGAAGCTCGGCGATCGCCACCTTCAGCTGCGGGATCGACGCCGAGATGTTCGGCAGCTTGATGATGTTGGCACCGGGGGTCTTGGCCAGTTCACCCAGCTCGGCGAGTGCGTCGTCGATGCGCTGGCTCTCATCGAGCCGCTCGGGGAAGCTGGAGATGATCCGCCCCGCGAGGGAGATGTCACGGCTCTCGACCCTGACTCCGGCCGTCGAGGCATAAGCCTCGACCACCGGCAGGAACGAATGCGTGGCCAGGGCTGGGGCCTCGTCGGTGTGCGTATAGATGATGGTCGAGTCAGTCACCGGGTGCTCCGCTCCACGTCTGCAACATTGCTCGACATCAAGATATCTCGTGTTCGACCCGGTCTCGAAAGGGCCCCGCCCCAGTGTGGTCGCAATCTCGTCACCTGGGACGACGCGGGCAGTTCCGGGCACGGGGTGTGACTGCGCGACGACCGTCAGGACTCAGGGCTGCGGAACCGGAGCCGTCCCGGGTGGCGGGCGGTCGTCGGTGCGGCGCACAGCGCGGCGATGAGCTGGACGGCCGCCGCCGCCAGCAGTGCGGCGGTGAGGGAGCCGAGCGAGATCACCAGCCCGGCCAGGGCGGCGCCCACCGCGAAGCCGGTCAGTTTGAGGCTCGCCCCGGTGGTGAAGATCTGTGCGCGCAACCGTTCGGGGGCCTCGCGGTGGCGGATCGTGAACAGTGCGGTCAGTTGGGGGCCTTCGCCCGCGCCGGCCAGTACGACGGCGACGACGAGCAGGACGGGTTGGCCGGTCGCCATCAATGCGTACGCCAGGGCGAGCGCGAGGGGGCTCCAGTTGAGGATGCGGTCGGGCCCGCGTCGCGGGGGCCGGCGGGCGAGGAGGGCATTGGCGGCAACAGCGGCGACGGCGATCCCGGAGAGCAGGATCACGCCCCGGTCCGGATCCCCGAGCAGTTGACCGCCGAGCAGCGGTACGCAGACGACAAAGGCCCCCTCCCCCGCGCAGGAAATCACGGTGACGGTGGTCGCCCGGGCCAACGGTCGGTTCCGGACGGTCGCCCGGTAGCCGGAGCGGAGTTCTGTGCGGAGCCGCCGATCGGCAAGGAGGAGGACGGGCAGATCGCCGGACCGCGGGTTGCGGGCTGCCCTCCGGGAGGGGTCGGGCGGGACGCTCAGGGC
Coding sequences within:
- a CDS encoding NADP-dependent isocitrate dehydrogenase encodes the protein MTDSTIIYTHTDEAPALATHSFLPVVEAYASTAGVRVESRDISLAGRIISSFPERLDESQRIDDALAELGELAKTPGANIIKLPNISASIPQLKVAIAELQEQGYDLPNYPDDPKTDEDRDVRARYDKVKGSAVNPVLREGNSDRRAPASVKNYAKAHPHRMGAWSADSKTNVAHMSADDFRSTEKSAVIAEAGTLRIELTGDDGTTTVLRDSVPVLAGEVVDASVLRVAVLREFLTAQVARAKAEGVLFSVHLKATMMKVSDPIIFGHVVRAFFPKTFAEHGETFAAAGLSPNDGLGGILKGLDSLADGAAIKASFEAELAEGPALAMVDSDRGITNLHVPSDVIVDASMPAMIRTSGHMWGPDGQEADTLAVIPDSSYAGIYQVVLDDCRANGAYDPATMGSVPNVGLMAQKAEEYGSHDKTFEIPTTGTIRVVDGSGAVVLEHVVSAGDIWRMCQTKDLPIKDWVKLAVTRSRASGTPAVFWLDESRAHDASLIAKVEAYLPEHDTEGLDIRILPPVEAIAFSLERIRRGEDTISVTGNVLRDYLTDLFPILELGTSAKMLSVVPLMNGGGLFETGAGGSAPKHVQQLVKENYLRWDSLGEFLALAVSFEHLAQTTDNARAQVLADTLDRATGTFLNEDKSPSRRLGGIDNRGSHFYLALYWAQELAQQTDDVQLAEAFSALAKTLSEQEQTIVDELIAVQGSPVDIGGYYQPDVTKATAVMRPSETFNQALATLA
- a CDS encoding MFS transporter — its product is MKNRYALRVHLTGAAVARTGDEMSGPALLLTALALTGSTATASVLLAGMTFAAAVGGPLLGLLLDRSTRPGALLAAALAGHCLALLAVLWTLHAHGELPLVMTLLIALGAGLLGPVLSAGWTSQLPRLAGPAALPRATALDAMTFHVAALVGPALAGTAAGLLGAGTGVVVAAVLIALSLPAALSVPPDPSRRAARNPRSGDLPVLLLADRRLRTELRSGYRATVRNRPLARATTVTVISCAGEGAFVVCVPLLGGQLLGDPDRGVILLSGIAVAAVAANALLARRPPRRGPDRILNWSPLALALAYALMATGQPVLLVVAVVLAGAGEGPQLTALFTIRHREAPERLRAQIFTTGASLKLTGFAVGAALAGLVISLGSLTAALLAAAAVQLIAALCAAPTTARHPGRLRFRSPES